One genomic region from Ammospiza caudacuta isolate bAmmCau1 chromosome 1, bAmmCau1.pri, whole genome shotgun sequence encodes:
- the CHPF2 gene encoding chondroitin sulfate glucuronyltransferase isoform X2, giving the protein MRLGAVLGALRPALPLLLGLSLGCSLSLLRASWSHGAAEERCLAPGPPAPPALGDPPEAAEGRPGPGHEDFRPRIVPYYRDPNKPYKKVLRTRYIQTELGFHERLFVAVLTSKATLNTLAVAVNKTVAHHFPRLLYFTGLRSAKVPHGMVLVAHGDERPIWLMYETMNYIHQHFGSDYDWFYIMQDDTYAQAEQVKALVTHLSINQDVYLGRAEEFIGGDEQARYCHGGFGYLLSRSLLLKLHPHLDSCRNEILSVRPDEWLGRCIIDFLGITCVSQLQGQHYRTYELAKNTEPEKEEEEDFQAALAVHPVSDMTLMYRLHKQFSRIQLDRVYQEIQDLQMQIRNLTALTPAGEAGVTWPVGINAPFLPKSRFEVISWDYFTEQHLFSCPDGSPKCELSGASKADVSEIIESAVEQLNRLYQPLLRFSKRQLLNGYRRFDPTRGMEYTLDLLLEAATQKGHSHVLAKRVSLVRPLSKVEIIPMPYVTEATRVQLVLPLTVQDLDFVANFLDMFAMNTLDTHDNALLTLLFIYHPYDAQRVGQMDVFAGVKAMVGELEKRYADVKIPWISVKTEVPSQVKLMDIVSKKHPVDTLFFLASVWTEINMEFLNRCRMNTISNWQVFFPVHFQEFNPALVYRGEQTASSNTDFLRDGHFDRHSFAEACFYNSDYMTARTKLAADILDRDEVLESMEVFDVFLHYSGLHLFRAVEPGLVQKYTLRSCNPRLSEELYHRCVLSNLEGLASRSHLAMALFEQEQANST; this is encoded by the exons ATGCGCCTGGGCGCGGTGCTGGGCGCGCTGCGGCCCGCGCTGCCGCTCCTGCTcgggctgtccctgggctgcagcctgaGCCTCCTACGCGCCTCCTGGAGCCACGGCGCGGCTGAGGAGCGCTGCCTGGCGCCGggcccgcccgcgccgcccgcTCTCGGCGATCCGCCCGAGGCGGCGGAGGGGAGGCCGGGCCCGGGCCACGAGGACTTCAGGCCGCGGATTGTGCCGTACTACAGAGACCCCAACAAGCCTTACAAAAAAGTGCTCAG AACTCGCTACATTCAGACAGAATTGGGATTCCACGAGAGGCTGTTTGTGGCCGTGCTGACCTCCAAGGCCACACTGAACACACTGGCCGTGGCAGTGAACAAGACCGTGGCCCACCACTTCCCTCGCCTGCTGTACTTCACGGGGCTGCGCAGTGCCAAGGTGCCCCATGGCATGGTGCTGGTGGCCCACGGCGACGAGAGGCCCATTTGGCTCATGTATGAGACCATGAACTATATCCACCAGCATTTTGGTTCTGACTATGACTGGTTCTACATCATGCAGGATGACACCTATGCCCAAGCTGAGCAGGTCAAGGCTCTGGTGACACACCTGAGCATTAACCAAGATGTGTACCTGGGCCGAGCAGAGGAGTTCATTGGGGGAGACGAGCAGGCCCGGTACTGTCACGGGGGCTTTGGCTACCTGCTGTCCCGCAGTCTCCTGCTAAAGCTGCACCCACACCTGGACAGCTGCCGCAATGAGATCCTCAGTGTGCGCCCAGATGAGTGGCTAGGTCGTTGCATCATTGATTTCCTTGGCATCACTTGTGTTTCCCAGCTCCAG GGCCAGCATTACCGCACTTATGAGCTAGCTAAGAATACTGAGCcggagaaggaggaggaggaggacttCCAAGCAGCTCTTGCCGTGCACCCTGTTTCTGACATGACTCTGATGTACCGGCTGCACAAGCAGTTCAGCAGGATCCAGCTGGACAGAGTCTATCAGGAGATCCAGGACCTCCAG ATGCAGATCAGGAACCTCACAGCATTGACCCCTGCCGGTGAGGCAGGTGTGACCTGGCCTGTGGGCATTAATGCCCCGTTCCTTCCAAAGTCTCGTTTTGAGGTGATCAGCTGGGACTACTTCACAGAACAGCACCTGTTCTCCTGTCCTGACGGCTCCCCAAAGTGTGAGCTCTCTGGAGCCAGTAAGGCAGATGTCAGTGAAATCATCGAGTCTGCGGTGGAGCAGCTGAACCGTCTCTATCAGCCCCTGCTCCGCTTCAGCAAGCGGCAGCTGCTGAACGGCTACCGGCGCTTCGACCCCACACGGGGCATGGAATACACCCTGGACCTGCTCCTGGAGGCTGCCACCCAGAAGGGTCACAGTCATGTTCTGGCCAAGCGAGTCAGCTTGGTCCGACCCTTAAGCAAGGTGGAAATTATTCCCATGCCATATGTGACAGAGGCCACACGAGTGCAATTGGTGCTTCCCTTGACAGTGCAGGACCTGGATTTTGTAGCAAACTTCCTGGATATGTTTGCTATGAACACACTGGACACACATGATAATGCCTTGCTGACTTTGCTTTTTATCTACCATCCCTATGATGCCCAGAGAGTTGGTCAGATGGATGTTTTTGCTGGAGTCAAAGCCATGGTAGGGGAGCTAGAGAAACGCTATGCAGACGTTAAAATCCCGTGGATTAGTGTTAAAACAGAGGTGCCATCGCAAGTGAAGCTCATGGATATAGTCTCAAAGAAGCACCCTGTGGACACTCTGTTTTTCTTGGCCAGTGTCTGGACCGAAATCAACATGGAGTTTCTGAACCGCTGCCGCATGAATACCATCAGCAATTGGCAAGTCTTCTTCCCTGTGCATTTCCAGGAGTTCAACCCTGCGCTGGTGTACCGTGGTGAGCAGACAGCATCCTCCAACACTGACTTCCTGAGAGACGGGCATTTTGACAGACATTCCTTTGCTGAGGCCTGCTTTTATAATTCTGACTATATGACAGCACGTACAAAGCTCGCAGCTGATATCCTGGACCGAGATGAGGTGCTGGAGAGCATGGAGGTATTTGATGTCTTCCTGCACTATTCTGGCCTGCACCTGTTCAGGGCTGTGGAGCCAGGGCTAGTGCAGAAATACACACTGAGAAGCTGCAATCCCCGGCTCAGCGAGGAGCTGTACCACCGCTGTGTGCTCAGTAACTTGGAAGGACTCGCATCCCGCTCACATTTAGCCATGGCCCTCTttgagcaggaacaggccaaCAGCACTTGA
- the ABCF2 gene encoding ATP-binding cassette sub-family F member 2 translates to MPSDLAKKKAAKKKEAAKARQRPRRVPDENGDAGPEPQEVRPPEANGTVLPEVDALTKELEDFELKKAAARAVTGVLASHPNSTDVHIINLSLTFHGQELLSDTKLELNSGRRYGLIGLNGIGKSMLLSAIGKREVPIPEHIDIYHLTREMPPSDKTPLQCVMEVDTERAMLEREAERLAHEDAECEKLLELYERLEELDADKAEARASRILHGLGFTPAMQRKKLKDFSGGWRMRVALARALFIRPFMLLLDEPTNHLDLDACVWLEEELKTFKRILVLISHSQDFLNGVCTNIIHMHNRKLKYYTGNYDQYVKTRLELEENQMKRFHWEQDQIAHMKNYIARFGHGSAKLARQAQSKEKTLQKMMASGLTERVVNDKTLSFYFPPCGKIPPPVIMVQNVSFRYTKDGPWIYNNLEFGIDLDTRVALVGPNGAGKSTLLKLLTGELLPTDGMIRKHSHVKIGRYHQHLQEQLDLDLSPLEYMLKCYPEIKEKEEMRKIIGRYGLTGKQQVSPIRNLSDGQKCRVCFAWLAWQNPHMLFLDEPTNHLDIETIDALADAINEFEGGMMLVSHDFRLIQQVAQEIWVCEKQTITKWQGDILAYKEHLKSKLVDEDPQLTKRTHNV, encoded by the exons ATGCCCTCCGACCTGGCCAAGAAGAAGGcggccaagaagaaggaggcGGCCAAGGCCCGGCAGCGGCCGCGCCGGGTCCCGGACGAGAACGGTGATGCCGGGCCGGAGCCGCAGGAAGTCCGGCCCCCGGAGGCCAACGGGACGGTGCTGCCAG AGGTGGATGCTCTTACGAAGGAGCTGGAGGATTTTGAGTTAAAGAAAGCTGCTGCTCGAGCCGTGACAGGAGTGCTGGCCTCCCACCCCAACAGCACTGATGTGCATATCATCAACCTCTCCCTGACCTTTcatggccaggagctgctgagtgaCACCAAGCTGGAGCTGAACTCTGGGAGACGCTATGGCCTCATTGGACTCAATGGCATTG GGAAATCCATGCTTTTGTCAGCTATTGGGAAGCGAGAAGtgcccatcccagagcacattgACATCTATCACCTGACCCGAGAGATGCCTCCCAGTGACAAGACCCCTCTGCAGTGTGTGATGGAGGTGGATACAGAGAGGGCCATGCTGGAGCGAGAAGCAGAGCGTTTAGCTCATGAAGACG CGGAGTGTGAGAAACTCCTGGAGTTATATGAAcgcctggaggagctggatgcTGATAAGGCAGAAGCACGAGCCTCACGTATCCTTCACGGCTTGGGGTTCACACCAGCCatgcagaggaagaagctgaaggACTTCAGTGGTGGCTGGCGAATGAGGGTGGCACTTGCCAG AGCACTCTTCATTCGGCCTTTCATGCTGCTGCTCGATGAGCCCACAAACCACCTTGACCTGGATGCCTGTGTGTGGTTGGAGGAAGAGCTGAAAAC GTTCAAGCGGATTCTTGTGCTGATATCCCACTCCCAGGACTTCCTGAATGGCGTCTGCACCAACATCATCCACATGCACAACCGCAAACTCAAGTACTACACG GGAAATTATGATCAGTATGTAAAGACCCGCTTAGAGCTAGAGGAAAATCAAATGAAGCGATTCCACTGGGAGCAAGACCAGATTGCTCATATGAAG AATTACATTGCACGGTTTGGCCATGGTAGCGCAAAGCTGGCCAGGCAAGCTCAGAGCAAGGAGAAGACCCTTCAAAAAATGATGGCTTCTGGCTTGACAGAGAGAGTTGTGAATGATAAG ACTTTGTCATTCTACTTTCCACCCTGTGGGAAAATTCCCCCTCCCGTCATCATGGTGCAGAATGTCAGCTTCAGATACACCAAGGATGGG CCGTGGATCTATAATAACCTGGAGTTTGGGATTGACCTGGATACTCGTGTAGCTCTTGTTGGACCCAATGGAGCTGGAAAGTCAACACTGCTGAAGCTGCTCACAGGAGAG CTGCTGCCCACAGATGGGATGATTCGCAAGCACTCACATGTGAAGATCGGTAGATACCACCAG CACTTGCAAGAGCAGTTGGACTTAGACCTCTCACCATTGGAGTACATGCTGAAATGCTACCCAGAGAtcaaggagaaggaggagatgaGGAAAATCATTGGCAGATATGGTTTGACAGGGAAGCAGCAG GTGAGCCCCATCAGGAACCTTTCTGATGGGCAGAAGTGCCGTGTATGCTTTGCCTGGCTGGCCTGGCAGAACCCTCACATGCTCTTCCTGGACGAGCCCACCAACCACCTGGACATAGAAACCATAGATGCACTGGCAGATGCTATCAATGAGTTCGAGGGAGGAATGATGCTTGTCAGCCATGACTTCAGACTCATCCAACAG GTGGCACAGGAGATCTGGGTCTGTGAGAAGCAGACAATCACCAAGTGGCAAGGGGACATCCTTGCCTACAAGGAGCATCTCAAGTCGAAGCTGGTGGATGAGGACCCGCAGCTCACCAAACGGACCCACAACGTGTGA
- the CHPF2 gene encoding chondroitin sulfate glucuronyltransferase isoform X3 has protein sequence MYFLYRTRYIQTELGFHERLFVAVLTSKATLNTLAVAVNKTVAHHFPRLLYFTGLRSAKVPHGMVLVAHGDERPIWLMYETMNYIHQHFGSDYDWFYIMQDDTYAQAEQVKALVTHLSINQDVYLGRAEEFIGGDEQARYCHGGFGYLLSRSLLLKLHPHLDSCRNEILSVRPDEWLGRCIIDFLGITCVSQLQVLPPCSNFVLAEPDKAQNLICSLLHSQEAFLWAAAVSSRGSLSGFCLLQGQHYRTYELAKNTEPEKEEEEDFQAALAVHPVSDMTLMYRLHKQFSRIQLDRVYQEIQDLQMQIRNLTALTPAGEAGVTWPVGINAPFLPKSRFEVISWDYFTEQHLFSCPDGSPKCELSGASKADVSEIIESAVEQLNRLYQPLLRFSKRQLLNGYRRFDPTRGMEYTLDLLLEAATQKGHSHVLAKRVSLVRPLSKVEIIPMPYVTEATRVQLVLPLTVQDLDFVANFLDMFAMNTLDTHDNALLTLLFIYHPYDAQRVGQMDVFAGVKAMVGELEKRYADVKIPWISVKTEVPSQVKLMDIVSKKHPVDTLFFLASVWTEINMEFLNRCRMNTISNWQVFFPVHFQEFNPALVYRGEQTASSNTDFLRDGHFDRHSFAEACFYNSDYMTARTKLAADILDRDEVLESMEVFDVFLHYSGLHLFRAVEPGLVQKYTLRSCNPRLSEELYHRCVLSNLEGLASRSHLAMALFEQEQANST, from the exons ATGTACTTCCTTTACAGAACTCGCTACATTCAGACAGAATTGGGATTCCACGAGAGGCTGTTTGTGGCCGTGCTGACCTCCAAGGCCACACTGAACACACTGGCCGTGGCAGTGAACAAGACCGTGGCCCACCACTTCCCTCGCCTGCTGTACTTCACGGGGCTGCGCAGTGCCAAGGTGCCCCATGGCATGGTGCTGGTGGCCCACGGCGACGAGAGGCCCATTTGGCTCATGTATGAGACCATGAACTATATCCACCAGCATTTTGGTTCTGACTATGACTGGTTCTACATCATGCAGGATGACACCTATGCCCAAGCTGAGCAGGTCAAGGCTCTGGTGACACACCTGAGCATTAACCAAGATGTGTACCTGGGCCGAGCAGAGGAGTTCATTGGGGGAGACGAGCAGGCCCGGTACTGTCACGGGGGCTTTGGCTACCTGCTGTCCCGCAGTCTCCTGCTAAAGCTGCACCCACACCTGGACAGCTGCCGCAATGAGATCCTCAGTGTGCGCCCAGATGAGTGGCTAGGTCGTTGCATCATTGATTTCCTTGGCATCACTTGTGTTTCCCAGCTCCAGGTACTGCCTCCCTGCTCAAATTTTGTGTTAGCTGAGCCTGACAAAGCCCAGAATCTGATTTGTTCTCTACTGCATAGCCAAGAGGCTTTTTtgtgggctgctgctgtgagttCCAGAGGAAG TCTTTCTGGCTTTTGTCTGCTTCAGGGCCAGCATTACCGCACTTATGAGCTAGCTAAGAATACTGAGCcggagaaggaggaggaggaggacttCCAAGCAGCTCTTGCCGTGCACCCTGTTTCTGACATGACTCTGATGTACCGGCTGCACAAGCAGTTCAGCAGGATCCAGCTGGACAGAGTCTATCAGGAGATCCAGGACCTCCAG ATGCAGATCAGGAACCTCACAGCATTGACCCCTGCCGGTGAGGCAGGTGTGACCTGGCCTGTGGGCATTAATGCCCCGTTCCTTCCAAAGTCTCGTTTTGAGGTGATCAGCTGGGACTACTTCACAGAACAGCACCTGTTCTCCTGTCCTGACGGCTCCCCAAAGTGTGAGCTCTCTGGAGCCAGTAAGGCAGATGTCAGTGAAATCATCGAGTCTGCGGTGGAGCAGCTGAACCGTCTCTATCAGCCCCTGCTCCGCTTCAGCAAGCGGCAGCTGCTGAACGGCTACCGGCGCTTCGACCCCACACGGGGCATGGAATACACCCTGGACCTGCTCCTGGAGGCTGCCACCCAGAAGGGTCACAGTCATGTTCTGGCCAAGCGAGTCAGCTTGGTCCGACCCTTAAGCAAGGTGGAAATTATTCCCATGCCATATGTGACAGAGGCCACACGAGTGCAATTGGTGCTTCCCTTGACAGTGCAGGACCTGGATTTTGTAGCAAACTTCCTGGATATGTTTGCTATGAACACACTGGACACACATGATAATGCCTTGCTGACTTTGCTTTTTATCTACCATCCCTATGATGCCCAGAGAGTTGGTCAGATGGATGTTTTTGCTGGAGTCAAAGCCATGGTAGGGGAGCTAGAGAAACGCTATGCAGACGTTAAAATCCCGTGGATTAGTGTTAAAACAGAGGTGCCATCGCAAGTGAAGCTCATGGATATAGTCTCAAAGAAGCACCCTGTGGACACTCTGTTTTTCTTGGCCAGTGTCTGGACCGAAATCAACATGGAGTTTCTGAACCGCTGCCGCATGAATACCATCAGCAATTGGCAAGTCTTCTTCCCTGTGCATTTCCAGGAGTTCAACCCTGCGCTGGTGTACCGTGGTGAGCAGACAGCATCCTCCAACACTGACTTCCTGAGAGACGGGCATTTTGACAGACATTCCTTTGCTGAGGCCTGCTTTTATAATTCTGACTATATGACAGCACGTACAAAGCTCGCAGCTGATATCCTGGACCGAGATGAGGTGCTGGAGAGCATGGAGGTATTTGATGTCTTCCTGCACTATTCTGGCCTGCACCTGTTCAGGGCTGTGGAGCCAGGGCTAGTGCAGAAATACACACTGAGAAGCTGCAATCCCCGGCTCAGCGAGGAGCTGTACCACCGCTGTGTGCTCAGTAACTTGGAAGGACTCGCATCCCGCTCACATTTAGCCATGGCCCTCTttgagcaggaacaggccaaCAGCACTTGA
- the CHPF2 gene encoding chondroitin sulfate glucuronyltransferase isoform X1, whose product MRLGAVLGALRPALPLLLGLSLGCSLSLLRASWSHGAAEERCLAPGPPAPPALGDPPEAAEGRPGPGHEDFRPRIVPYYRDPNKPYKKVLRTRYIQTELGFHERLFVAVLTSKATLNTLAVAVNKTVAHHFPRLLYFTGLRSAKVPHGMVLVAHGDERPIWLMYETMNYIHQHFGSDYDWFYIMQDDTYAQAEQVKALVTHLSINQDVYLGRAEEFIGGDEQARYCHGGFGYLLSRSLLLKLHPHLDSCRNEILSVRPDEWLGRCIIDFLGITCVSQLQVLPPCSNFVLAEPDKAQNLICSLLHSQEAFLWAAAVSSRGSLSGFCLLQGQHYRTYELAKNTEPEKEEEEDFQAALAVHPVSDMTLMYRLHKQFSRIQLDRVYQEIQDLQMQIRNLTALTPAGEAGVTWPVGINAPFLPKSRFEVISWDYFTEQHLFSCPDGSPKCELSGASKADVSEIIESAVEQLNRLYQPLLRFSKRQLLNGYRRFDPTRGMEYTLDLLLEAATQKGHSHVLAKRVSLVRPLSKVEIIPMPYVTEATRVQLVLPLTVQDLDFVANFLDMFAMNTLDTHDNALLTLLFIYHPYDAQRVGQMDVFAGVKAMVGELEKRYADVKIPWISVKTEVPSQVKLMDIVSKKHPVDTLFFLASVWTEINMEFLNRCRMNTISNWQVFFPVHFQEFNPALVYRGEQTASSNTDFLRDGHFDRHSFAEACFYNSDYMTARTKLAADILDRDEVLESMEVFDVFLHYSGLHLFRAVEPGLVQKYTLRSCNPRLSEELYHRCVLSNLEGLASRSHLAMALFEQEQANST is encoded by the exons ATGCGCCTGGGCGCGGTGCTGGGCGCGCTGCGGCCCGCGCTGCCGCTCCTGCTcgggctgtccctgggctgcagcctgaGCCTCCTACGCGCCTCCTGGAGCCACGGCGCGGCTGAGGAGCGCTGCCTGGCGCCGggcccgcccgcgccgcccgcTCTCGGCGATCCGCCCGAGGCGGCGGAGGGGAGGCCGGGCCCGGGCCACGAGGACTTCAGGCCGCGGATTGTGCCGTACTACAGAGACCCCAACAAGCCTTACAAAAAAGTGCTCAG AACTCGCTACATTCAGACAGAATTGGGATTCCACGAGAGGCTGTTTGTGGCCGTGCTGACCTCCAAGGCCACACTGAACACACTGGCCGTGGCAGTGAACAAGACCGTGGCCCACCACTTCCCTCGCCTGCTGTACTTCACGGGGCTGCGCAGTGCCAAGGTGCCCCATGGCATGGTGCTGGTGGCCCACGGCGACGAGAGGCCCATTTGGCTCATGTATGAGACCATGAACTATATCCACCAGCATTTTGGTTCTGACTATGACTGGTTCTACATCATGCAGGATGACACCTATGCCCAAGCTGAGCAGGTCAAGGCTCTGGTGACACACCTGAGCATTAACCAAGATGTGTACCTGGGCCGAGCAGAGGAGTTCATTGGGGGAGACGAGCAGGCCCGGTACTGTCACGGGGGCTTTGGCTACCTGCTGTCCCGCAGTCTCCTGCTAAAGCTGCACCCACACCTGGACAGCTGCCGCAATGAGATCCTCAGTGTGCGCCCAGATGAGTGGCTAGGTCGTTGCATCATTGATTTCCTTGGCATCACTTGTGTTTCCCAGCTCCAGGTACTGCCTCCCTGCTCAAATTTTGTGTTAGCTGAGCCTGACAAAGCCCAGAATCTGATTTGTTCTCTACTGCATAGCCAAGAGGCTTTTTtgtgggctgctgctgtgagttCCAGAGGAAG TCTTTCTGGCTTTTGTCTGCTTCAGGGCCAGCATTACCGCACTTATGAGCTAGCTAAGAATACTGAGCcggagaaggaggaggaggaggacttCCAAGCAGCTCTTGCCGTGCACCCTGTTTCTGACATGACTCTGATGTACCGGCTGCACAAGCAGTTCAGCAGGATCCAGCTGGACAGAGTCTATCAGGAGATCCAGGACCTCCAG ATGCAGATCAGGAACCTCACAGCATTGACCCCTGCCGGTGAGGCAGGTGTGACCTGGCCTGTGGGCATTAATGCCCCGTTCCTTCCAAAGTCTCGTTTTGAGGTGATCAGCTGGGACTACTTCACAGAACAGCACCTGTTCTCCTGTCCTGACGGCTCCCCAAAGTGTGAGCTCTCTGGAGCCAGTAAGGCAGATGTCAGTGAAATCATCGAGTCTGCGGTGGAGCAGCTGAACCGTCTCTATCAGCCCCTGCTCCGCTTCAGCAAGCGGCAGCTGCTGAACGGCTACCGGCGCTTCGACCCCACACGGGGCATGGAATACACCCTGGACCTGCTCCTGGAGGCTGCCACCCAGAAGGGTCACAGTCATGTTCTGGCCAAGCGAGTCAGCTTGGTCCGACCCTTAAGCAAGGTGGAAATTATTCCCATGCCATATGTGACAGAGGCCACACGAGTGCAATTGGTGCTTCCCTTGACAGTGCAGGACCTGGATTTTGTAGCAAACTTCCTGGATATGTTTGCTATGAACACACTGGACACACATGATAATGCCTTGCTGACTTTGCTTTTTATCTACCATCCCTATGATGCCCAGAGAGTTGGTCAGATGGATGTTTTTGCTGGAGTCAAAGCCATGGTAGGGGAGCTAGAGAAACGCTATGCAGACGTTAAAATCCCGTGGATTAGTGTTAAAACAGAGGTGCCATCGCAAGTGAAGCTCATGGATATAGTCTCAAAGAAGCACCCTGTGGACACTCTGTTTTTCTTGGCCAGTGTCTGGACCGAAATCAACATGGAGTTTCTGAACCGCTGCCGCATGAATACCATCAGCAATTGGCAAGTCTTCTTCCCTGTGCATTTCCAGGAGTTCAACCCTGCGCTGGTGTACCGTGGTGAGCAGACAGCATCCTCCAACACTGACTTCCTGAGAGACGGGCATTTTGACAGACATTCCTTTGCTGAGGCCTGCTTTTATAATTCTGACTATATGACAGCACGTACAAAGCTCGCAGCTGATATCCTGGACCGAGATGAGGTGCTGGAGAGCATGGAGGTATTTGATGTCTTCCTGCACTATTCTGGCCTGCACCTGTTCAGGGCTGTGGAGCCAGGGCTAGTGCAGAAATACACACTGAGAAGCTGCAATCCCCGGCTCAGCGAGGAGCTGTACCACCGCTGTGTGCTCAGTAACTTGGAAGGACTCGCATCCCGCTCACATTTAGCCATGGCCCTCTttgagcaggaacaggccaaCAGCACTTGA
- the LOC131564484 gene encoding late histone H2B.L4 gives MRQAQHSSLYSLQPMQSRETEAPQHLLAVLLGIKMSPEPLKKRGRAAASGEKRSKRKPKRKEAFSVYIYKVLKQVHPDLAISSKAMSIMNSFVSDMLERLAAEAARLAQCGRRATLSSREVQAAARLLLPGELARHAVSEGTKAVTKYTSGQ, from the exons atgaggcaggcccagcacagcagcctgtaCAGCCTCCAGCCCATGCAGTCCAGGGAAACAGAGG CCCCACAGCACTTGCTGGCTGTTCTGTTGGGGATTAAGATGAGCCCAGAACCTTTGAAGAAACGTGGtcgtgctgctgcctctggggaaaaaagatcTAAGAGGAAGCCAAAGAGAAAGGAAGCATTTTCAGTCTACATTTACAAAGTACTGAAGCAG GTGCACCCCGACCTGGCCATCTCGTCCAAGGCCATGAGCATCATGAACTCGTTTGTGAGCGACATGCTGGAGCGgctggcggcggaggcggcgcgcCTGGCGCAGTGTGGGCGCCGTGCCACCCTCAGCAGCCGCGAGGTGCAGGCGGCCGCGCgcctgctgctgcccggggagctgGCCCGGCACGCCGTGTCCGAGGGCACCAAGGCCGTCACCAAGTACACCAGCGGCCAGTGA